From a region of the Alnus glutinosa chromosome 1, dhAlnGlut1.1, whole genome shotgun sequence genome:
- the LOC133883139 gene encoding polygalacturonase At1g48100 — protein sequence MDLPRTLLVIWVTASLIFENSNNVEGRSHYHKKEKNKSSPASPPEPPKRSSPVTPPVSSDPYPNDPGNSNTGCVFDVTSFGAVGDGSADDTPAFIAAWKAACAVESGVVLAPADYCFKITSTIFSGPCKPGLVFQVDGVLMPPEGPNSWPKADSRKQWLVFYRLDQMTFTGKGTIEGNGQEWWALPCKPHRGPNGSTMPGPCDSPALIRFFLSSNLVVSGLRIQNSPQFHMKFDGCDGVLIEKLSISSPKLSPNTDGIHIENTKAVGIYNSMISNGDDCISIGPGCADVDIEGVTCGPSHGISIGSLGVHNSRACVSNITVRNVVIKESDNGLRIKTWQGGTGSVTGISFDSIQMENVMNCVIIDQYYCLSKACLNETSAVYVTDVAFRNIKGTYDVRSPPIHFACSDTVACTNITLSDVELLPYEGELVDDPFCWNAYGNQETLTIPPINCLRDGDPQTVAELSQYGCY from the exons ATGGACCTTCCTCGCACGCTATTAGTCATTTGGGTCACGGCGAGCCTTATCTTCGAGAACTCAAACAATGTGGAAGGAAGATCCCATTACCACAAGAAGGAGAAGAACAAAAGCTCCCCTGCCTCACCCCCTGAACCTCCAAAGCGTTCATCCCCTGTTACTCCTCCTGTTTCTTCTGACCCGTACCCAAATGATCCCGGGAATTCTAACACAGGCTGTGTTTTCGATGTAACATCTTTTGGGGCAGTTGGAGACGGTTCTGCTGATGACACTCCTGCATTTATAGCAGCATGGAAAGCAGCTTGTGCAGTAGAATCGGGAGTGGTCCTGGCTCCCGCAGACTATTGTTTCAAAATTACTTCAACAATCTTCTCAGGGCCATGCAAGCCAGGACTTGTATTTCAA GTGGATGGGGTCCTAATGCCACCGGAGGGACCAAATTCTTGGCCGAAAGCGGATAGCCGTAAGCAATGGCTTGTGTTTTACCGACTTGACCAGATGACTTTCACAGGGAAAGGAACCATTGAAGGGAATGGCCAGGAGTGGTGGGCTCTCCCATGCAAGCCACACCGG GGTCCTAATGGATCGACAATGCCAGGACCATGCGACTCCCCTGCA TTAATTAGATTCTTCTTGAGCTCCAATTTGGTGGTCAGCGGTTTACGGATCCAAAATAGTCCTCAGTTCCATATGAAATTCGATGGCTGTGATGGAGTACTGATAGAAAAGCTGTCCATATCTTCGCCTAAACTTAGCCCCAATACCGATGGGATCCACATTGAGAACACTAAGGCTGTTGGAATATACAACTCCATGATTAGCAATG GTGATGATTGCATTTCGATCGGACCTGGGTGCGCAGATGTTGACATCGAGGGTGTCACTTGCGGGCCTAGTCACGGGATAAG CATTGGAAGCCTTGGAGTGCACAATTCTCGGGCATGCGTTTCCAACATAACAGTTCGTAACGTAGTCATTAAGGAATCAGACAATGGGCTGAGGATCAAGACATGGCAAGGTGGGACGGGATCTGTAACAGGCATATCATTCGACAGCATCCAAATGGAGAACGTAATGAACTGCGTAATCATAGACCAATATTATTGCTTGTCAAAGGCTTGCTTAAACGAAACTTCAGCTGTATATGTCACGGACGTGGCCTTCAGGAACATAAAGGGCACCTATGATGTGCGCAGTCCCCCCATACATTTTGCATGCAGTGACACGGTTGCTTGCACAAATATCACACTTTCGGACGTGGAGCTTCTCCCATATGAAGGGGAACTGGTGGATGATCCATTCTGCTGGAATGCTTATGGAAATCAGGAAACCTTGACTATACCTCCCATTAATTGCTTACGAGATGGGGACCCTCAGACTGTGGCAGAGCTCTCCCAATATGGTTGCTATTGA